From Triticum aestivum cultivar Chinese Spring chromosome 4A, IWGSC CS RefSeq v2.1, whole genome shotgun sequence, a single genomic window includes:
- the LOC123082290 gene encoding probable CCR4-associated factor 1 homolog 11 translates to MNPPTGMFPPPPPPPFHHTFPMQPPPYFYHAPMSPVWASWAVPVRSVWASNFKYESENLLHVARRAQYVAVDVHYPGVVHHPGKDHNALTVEERYALVKANVDGLKPLQVGIALYDSDGGYLAAWEFNLRDFRPHADPHDENSLAYLAGRGLNVSALRDHGVSADMLSKKLFESGLVGARRGRSRSWITYAGAYHVAYLLKIVTGGAALPRDVAGFNAAVRRYLGDQVYDVARMAADCPAMPRALEHIVTHLGLHPPLESPHLAAAAGVHALQVFMRLKYVELGGDVRKYRGLLKGLH, encoded by the coding sequence ATGAACCCGCCCACCGGTAtgtttccgccgccgccgccgccgcctttccaCCACACGTTCCCGATGCAGCCCCCGCCGTACTTCTACCATGCACCCATGTCGCCGGTATGGGCGTCGTGGGCAGTCCCTGTGCGCTCCGTGTGGGCATCCAACTTCAAGTACGAATCGGAGAACCTCCTCCACGTGGCCAGGAGAGCCCAATACGTCGCCGTCGACGTGCACTACCCGGGCGTCGTCCACCACCCCGGCAAGGACCACAACGCCCTCACCGTGGAGGAGCGCTACGCCCTCGTGAAGGCCAACGTCGACGGCCTGAAGCCGCTTCAAGTCGGCATCGCGCTCTACGACAGCGACGGCGGGTACCTCGCCGCCTGGGAGTTCAACCTCCGCGACTTCCGCCCCCATGCCGACCCGCACGACGAGAACTCCCTCGCGTACCTCGCCGGCCGCGGCCTCAACGTCAGCGCGCTCCGCGACCACGGCGTCAGCGCCGACATGCTAAGCAAGAAGCTGTTTGAATCCGGCCTGGTCGGCGCTCGGCGTGGGCGGTCGCGGAGTTGGATCACCTACGCCGGGGCCTACCATGTCGCATACCTGCTCAAGATTGTCACCGGCGGGGCCGCGCTGCCGCGAGACGTGGCCGGGTTCAACGCCGCCGTGCGGCGTTACCTCGGCGACCAGGTCTATGATGTGGCCAGGATGGCGGCCGACTGCCCGGCCATGCCGCGGGCGCTGGAGCACATCGTCACTCACCTCGGCCTCCATCCGCCGCTGGAGAGCCCTCACCTCGCAGCTGCCGCTGGCGTGCACGCGCTGCAGGTCTTCATGCGGCTGAAGTACGTAGAGCTCGGCGGCGACGTGCGAAAATACCGGGGTCTACTTAAAGGCCTGCACTAG